CCGCGCATTCGAGCGCTTCTTCGGCATGCCGGCACCACGCAGCCTCGGCGAGGTCTCCGGCCTCACGCCGGGCGACTTCCAGGTCGTCAAACGCCAGCTGCGCTTTATGCCCGCGAGCGGCGGGCAGGAGCTCGTCGACCGCCTCCGCGTCGAAGCGGAGGCAAAGCGTGGCCGTTCGGTGAGGGTGGGTTTCTGACGAAGGGGCTCGCGAGGCTTTGCTGCCGAGCGGATCACAGGTCCGAGCGGCGAAGGCCGGGCCTCGTCACCGCACCACTCAGTGCGGCACGACGCCGATCTCGACCCCCGTCTTGTCGTGCAGCGCGAACCGGCTGACGAGGTTCGCACTGGCCCGGTTGACGCCAATCGTCTCGACGGTCCGGCCCTCGCGGCGCAGGCGCGCGATGACCTTGTCCAGCGCGCCGACGGCCGAGATGTCCCAGAAATGCGCGGCCGTCATGTCGATGAGGATATTCGGCGCGCTCTCCTCTACCTGGAAAGCGCGGACGAAGCGATCCACCGACGCGAAGAAGATCTGGCCCGAGACCCGGTAAGTGGCGGTGTACCCGTCCGAGGAAATGGTCCGCTCGACCGCGAACAGGCGCTGCACCTTGCCGGCAAAGAAGATGCCTGACAGCAGCACACCCGCGAGCACGCCCATCGACAGGTCGTGCGTCGCGACCACCACGACCACCGTCGTCAGCATCACCACCGACGATGGCCAGGGGTGATGACGGAGGTTGGGAATCGAATTCCAGCTGAACGTCCCGATCGACACCATGATCATGACCGCGACCAGCGCGGGCATCGGGATTTGTCCGACGAACGGCCCCAATACGGCGAGCAGGAACAGGAGGAATGCGCCGGCGGTGAAGGTCGACAGGCGGCCTCGCCCGCCGGAGGTGACGTTGATGACCGACTGGCCGATCATCGCGCAGCCGCCCATGCCGCCGACGAGCGCGGCCGCGATATTGGCGGCGCCCTGCCCGCCGCACTCGCGGCGCTTGTCGCTGTCGCTGTGGGTCATGTCATCGACGATCTGCGCCGTCAGCAGCGACTCGAGGAGCCCCACTGCCGCCATCGCCAGCGAATAGGGCAGGATGATCCGGAGGGTCTCGAGCGTCAGCGGTACGTCGGGAAGGGCGAAGCTCGGCAGGCCTTCGGGCAGTTGCCCCATGTCACCGACACTGTTGACCGGCGCTCCGGTCGCGATCGAGATGACCGACAGGAACAGGATGGCGACCAGTGGCGACGGAACGGCCCTGGTGAGGCGCGGGAGAAGGTAGATGATGGCCAGCCCGCCGGCGACCATCGCATAAGCCTGCCACGTCACGTTCGTCAGCTGCGGCAGCTGCGCCATGAAGATCAGGATCGCGAGGGCGTTGACGAAGCCGGTGATGACCGAGCGCGACACGAACTGCATCAGCAGGTCGAGCCGGGCCAGGCCGGCGACGATCTGGATGAGCCCCATCAGGATCGTCGCCGCGAACAGATACTCGACGCCGTGCTCGCGAACGAGCGGTCCGACGAGCACGGCGACGGCGGCCGTCGCGGCGGAAATCATGCCCGGGCGTCCGCCGGTGAAGGCGACCACCATGGCGATCGCCACGGACGCGTAGAGGCCGACGCGCGGATCGACCCCGGCGATGATCGAGAAGCCGATGGCTTCGGGGATCAGTGCGAGCGCGACCACGATCCCGGCAAGCAGCTCGTGCCGGGGGGAGGCGTTGCCGCCGAGCCATTGCTGGCGAAGGCGAGCAGAAAGGATGGTCATTGGATTTTCCACATCAGAACGCACGGCGCCCCTGAGGCGCTGGATGGTGAGGTGCGTGATGTTGTCCGGCGGATTGGCGGCCGGAATAGCCACCCGGAGTTGCACCGGGTCCTTGCGAATGTCCGCGCCCTAGCCGGAATTGCCCTCTGTGGCCAGACCGGCCGCGGGGCCCTGGTCCCCTGCCCTCAGGCGGTTCCCCGCTCGACCAGCGTCGGGGGAAGGACGATGCTCGGCGCATCCGCGCCGTCGAGGCGGCGCATCAGGCGGTCGACCATGGCGAAGGCACCCGCGCGAATGTCCTGGCGGATGGTCGTCAGCGGCGGCGAGGTCTGGGCGGCAAAGGGCAGGTCGTCGAAACCGATCACCTTGACCGTCCCGGGGACGTCGATGCCGCGTGTCCGGAGCCGTGCGAGCGCCGCGACCGCGAGCATGTCGCTGGCGGCGAAGATGGCGTCGCCGGGGCCGAGCGGCCGGTCGAGATTGCCGGCGACCTCGGCCTCGAGCCGGTCGGCCGAAAGGTGGTTGGTGAGCGGGGTGATCGCGACGCCGTGGCCTTCGGCGGCGTCAGTCGCCCCGGCGAAGCGCGCGGCGAACTCGACCGCGGAGACGTCGCCCAGGAAATAGATGTGGCGCGCGCCGCCCGCGATCAGGCGCTCGGCTGCCAGCTTCCCGCCGAGCCGGTTGTCGGTGCCGACGACACAATGCTGCTGACCCTGCGCATGGTCGCCCCACACCACCATCGGACGGAAGTTCGCGGCGGCTTCCTCGATCCGCTCGAGCTGGTCGGACTGGCCGATCACGATCACGCCGTCGATCATCCCCGAGCCGATGAAGCGGTCTAGCCAGTCCTCGTCGCGGTCGGGCAACACGCGGCGGAGCATGAGGTCGTAGCCGCGTTCGGTGAGCGCGTCGGCGAGATGGCCGAGCAAGGTCATGAAGAAGGCATCGCTGATCTGCTGGCGCTGGTCGTGCCCGAGCGGGATCACGATCCCGATGACGTCGGTCTTTTGCCGGCGGAGGCTGCTCGCCATCTGGTTGGGGCGGAAGCCATGGGCACGGGCGAGCGCGACGATGCGGTCACGGGTGGCGTCGTTGACGAGGCTGTTGCCCGCGAGCGCCCGGCTGACCGTGCCCGCCGACACGCCGGCGATCTTGGCAAGATCGCTCAGCGTGCGGACGGGGGGCTGGTCGCTGGTTCGGGTCGGGCTCACGGGCGCTCCCTAGCAGGTCAGACCCCGGCAGAACCAGCGACCGCGGGACGAAGCGTCACGGGGCGCGCACCGCACTGGACGAATAGGGTCGCGACCGCGCCGATCACCATGAGGACGCCGCCAAGGATCAGCGCGTGGCGCGGATCCCCGCCAAGCAACGGCTGGTAGATGATCGGCATGGTCAGCGTCTCGATCAGCATCGGGATGACGATGAACATGTTGAAGATGCCCATGTAGATCCCGGTCCGCTCGGGCGTGATCGTATCGGCCAGCATGACATAGGTGTTGCCCATCATGCCGGCCCAGCCGATCCCGATCCCGATCATCAGGACGAACAGCATGAGCGGGCTGGAAGCGGTGGGAATGAGCAGCATCGCCGCGCCCGAAGCCGCGA
This genomic window from Sphingomonas rosea contains:
- a CDS encoding SulP family inorganic anion transporter, producing MTILSARLRQQWLGGNASPRHELLAGIVVALALIPEAIGFSIIAGVDPRVGLYASVAIAMVVAFTGGRPGMISAATAAVAVLVGPLVREHGVEYLFAATILMGLIQIVAGLARLDLLMQFVSRSVITGFVNALAILIFMAQLPQLTNVTWQAYAMVAGGLAIIYLLPRLTRAVPSPLVAILFLSVISIATGAPVNSVGDMGQLPEGLPSFALPDVPLTLETLRIILPYSLAMAAVGLLESLLTAQIVDDMTHSDSDKRRECGGQGAANIAAALVGGMGGCAMIGQSVINVTSGGRGRLSTFTAGAFLLFLLAVLGPFVGQIPMPALVAVMIMVSIGTFSWNSIPNLRHHPWPSSVVMLTTVVVVVATHDLSMGVLAGVLLSGIFFAGKVQRLFAVERTISSDGYTATYRVSGQIFFASVDRFVRAFQVEESAPNILIDMTAAHFWDISAVGALDKVIARLRREGRTVETIGVNRASANLVSRFALHDKTGVEIGVVPH
- a CDS encoding LacI family DNA-binding transcriptional regulator translates to MSPTRTSDQPPVRTLSDLAKIAGVSAGTVSRALAGNSLVNDATRDRIVALARAHGFRPNQMASSLRRQKTDVIGIVIPLGHDQRQQISDAFFMTLLGHLADALTERGYDLMLRRVLPDRDEDWLDRFIGSGMIDGVIVIGQSDQLERIEEAAANFRPMVVWGDHAQGQQHCVVGTDNRLGGKLAAERLIAGGARHIYFLGDVSAVEFAARFAGATDAAEGHGVAITPLTNHLSADRLEAEVAGNLDRPLGPGDAIFAASDMLAVAALARLRTRGIDVPGTVKVIGFDDLPFAAQTSPPLTTIRQDIRAGAFAMVDRLMRRLDGADAPSIVLPPTLVERGTA